The genomic segment CATCTTCTCGCCCTTGTCTGGCCGGCTGGTGGGGCGATTTGGTGCCAGACCGTCGCTGATGATCGCCGGCGCATTGATCGTCGCCGCGACTCTCATGTTCGCGCAGATGAGCGACGCTACCCCGCAATGGCGAATGCTGGTCGCCTTTGCGGTTTTCGGCGTCGGTACTTCGATGGTGAACGCACCGGTCACAACCGCGGCCGTCAGCGGTATGCCGACCGACCGCGCCGGTGCGGCGGCGGCTATCACATCCACGAGCCGACAGGTGGGCGTCGCCATCGGTGTGGCCATATGTGGCCCGGTCGCTGGTGCGGCATTGGGCGACACCAACGTCGATTTCGCGGTCTCCGCCCAGCCCCTATGGCTAGTGTTCGCTGGAGTTGGTGTGCTGATCTTCACGCTCGGTGTCTACTCGACGTCGAAGCGCGCGCTGCGCTCAGCAGAGCATCTGGCGCCGCTGATCGCAGGAACCGATCCGCGACGGGAGGCTGCCGATGTCGCGTAATCCGGAAGCGGACGAGGTCTGGCGCGCGATGACCGCACTGGTCACCGACAACCGCGACAGTTGGAGGCGAGCGACCGTCGACCAGACGGGCCTACCTTTGAGTCGCATCCGGATACTGCTCCGGCTGTCCCGCGGGTCGATGACCGTCAAAGAGGTCGCGCACGCCGTGACAATCGATCCCCCGGCGGCCACGGTGGCCGTCAACGATCTGGAGGACCGCGGCTTAGTCATGCGTCAGACTATTCCCACCAACCGGCGGTACAAAGTGGTATCACTGACCGACGCCGGCTGGTCGATGGTGGCCACCATCAATGCGGTCGACGACCCGGCTCGGGACTGTGGATCTAACGGTGTTTCCGGCACTGACACGCTGAGTGATGCTCGGCGAGAAAGGTGCCGTGATGACGACACTGGACGATGTGGCGAAGAAGAAGGCGGCTGAGCAGTCCGAAGGCCAGAAGGCTGCGGTCGAACTGGTCCGATTGGCCCAGGAGCAGGGCTTGTCGCTGACCGGGCCCGACGGGCTGCTCAAGCAGTTGACCAAGACGGTCCTCGAGACCGCGCTCAATGAGGAGATGACCGAGCACCTCGGCTATGAGAAACACGACCCGCCCGAGACGGGGTCGGGCAACATCCGCAACGGCACCCGCACCAAGACGGTGCTGACCGACACCACCGGCCCGGTCGAACTTGACGTGCCGCGCGATCGGGCATCGACCTTCGAGCCTCAGATCGTCAAGAAACGCCAACGTCGCCTGAACGGCGTGGACGAGGTCGTGCTGTCGCTGTACGCGAAGGGCTTGACCACCGGTGAGATCTCGGCGCACTTCGCCGAGATCTACGGGGCGTCGGTATCCAAAGAGACGATCAGCCGCATCACCGACAAGGTGCTTGAGGAGATGAACGACTGGTCGGTGCGACCGCTGGATGAAACCTACGCCGCGATCTTCATCGACGCGATCGTGGTCAAGGTCCGCGACGGCCAAGTCGCCAACCGGCCGTTCTACGCTGCCATCGGGGTCACCCTGGCCGGGGAACGCGACATCCTCGGCTTGTGGGCCGGCACCGGCGGGGAGGGCGCCAAGTTCTGGATGAGCGTGCTCACCGACCTACGCAACCGCGGCATCAAGGACACCTTCTTCGTCGTCTGCGACGGGCTCAAGGGACTGCCCGAGGTGGTGGGCAATGTGTGGCCGCAGGCGATCGTGCAGACGTGCATCATTCATCTGCTGCGCAACACTTTTCGGCTCACGTCCCGCAAGTACTGGGACGAGATCAAGCGCGACGTCAAGCCGATCTACACTGCGGTCAACGCGACCGCGGCTCGGGCGGCGTTCGACGAGCTGGCCGAGAAATGGGGGCAGCGCTACCCGGCAGTGATCCGGCTCTGGGACAACGCCTGGGCGGAGTTCATTCCGTTCCTGGACTACGACGTGGAGATCCGGCGAGTGATCTGCTCGACGAACGCGATCGAGTCGCTCAACGCCCGCTACCGCCGCGCGATCAAGGCCCGCGGACACTTCCCCTCCGAGCAGGCGGCGCTCAAGTGCCTGTATCTGGTGACCCGATCACTGGACCCGACCGGTGTCGGCAGGGCACGATGGACGATGCGGTGGAAACCTGCCCTCAATGCGTTCGCGATCACCTTCGCCGACCGATTCCCGGCAGCCGAAACCTACTGATGAAAAACGCCGGAAACACCGTTAGCGAGATAGACCCGAAGCGGATGGAGCGTGTCTGCAGGTAGTCGTCGATGAGGATGATCAGGTCTCTCGCGACGGGTATGCGACGGTCTTTGTTGCCCTTCCCGCGCACGTGCAGCACGCCGCCGTCGTCGGTGCGTCGGATGTCGCCCACGTTGGCGTTGAGGAGTTCCTCGGCCCGCAGGCCGGCCAACAGCGAAGTGAAAACGATGGCGCGGTCGCGCTCGGGCCAGTCGCTGGGTCGAGTAGAACCTTGATCGGCGTCGATGGCAGTGACCAGTTCGGTGACGGCGTGCGCCGGGTAGCTCTTGGGGAGGCTCTTCGGCACTTTCGGCCGACCGATCAGCGGCATCGGGTTGGCCTCGAGAAGTTCTGCAGTAAATAGAAAGGCGCACAACGTATTCCACGTCGACCAGCAGCGTCGGATCGATGCTGGGGAGTGGGTGCCGGCGTAGGTGGCGAACGCGGGGCGCAGGTTGTCCTTCGTCAGTTCGTCGACTCGCAAGTGTGCGACGGCGTCAGGGGTGTGGGCCAGCAGAACGGCGATGGCTTCGAAGTCTTGACGGTAGGCCTTGATTGTGTGCGGTGACGGTTTGCGCACCGCGCGGTCGGCCAGGAAGTCGACGAACCAGCTCGGATGCGCGACTGCGGCTTCGGCCTGCAGTTCGGAGGGGACCACATCTTCCATCATCGCAGAGGACTCGTGGATAACAGTCGTTATCCATGACTAGCTCCTCCAGGGATGAATCATGGGTCCGAGCCCGGTATCGATTGTCTGCGCTGTGGTGTGATCACGGAAGCCGCCAACGACGTCATCGTCGAGCCCTGGTCGGCTGCGCTGCGTCTGCTGATGCGCCGCGCCGCCGACCGTCACCAGATCGCCGACACCGCAGCCATTGACACCCTGGCGCAGGTCATCCCGGAAATGGCGGCCTACCGGTCACTCACCCAACGCAAACCCTTCGAGTTGGCGTTCCTCACCGCGCTGGTCGACGACGTCCTCCTGCCCGCACTCTCCAT from the Mycolicibacterium crocinum genome contains:
- a CDS encoding MarR family winged helix-turn-helix transcriptional regulator; the encoded protein is MSRNPEADEVWRAMTALVTDNRDSWRRATVDQTGLPLSRIRILLRLSRGSMTVKEVAHAVTIDPPAATVAVNDLEDRGLVMRQTIPTNRRYKVVSLTDAGWSMVATINAVDDPARDCGSNGVSGTDTLSDARRERCRDDDTGRCGEEEGG
- a CDS encoding IS256 family transposase, giving the protein MTTLDDVAKKKAAEQSEGQKAAVELVRLAQEQGLSLTGPDGLLKQLTKTVLETALNEEMTEHLGYEKHDPPETGSGNIRNGTRTKTVLTDTTGPVELDVPRDRASTFEPQIVKKRQRRLNGVDEVVLSLYAKGLTTGEISAHFAEIYGASVSKETISRITDKVLEEMNDWSVRPLDETYAAIFIDAIVVKVRDGQVANRPFYAAIGVTLAGERDILGLWAGTGGEGAKFWMSVLTDLRNRGIKDTFFVVCDGLKGLPEVVGNVWPQAIVQTCIIHLLRNTFRLTSRKYWDEIKRDVKPIYTAVNATAARAAFDELAEKWGQRYPAVIRLWDNAWAEFIPFLDYDVEIRRVICSTNAIESLNARYRRAIKARGHFPSEQAALKCLYLVTRSLDPTGVGRARWTMRWKPALNAFAITFADRFPAAETY
- a CDS encoding site-specific integrase, with the protein product MEDVVPSELQAEAAVAHPSWFVDFLADRAVRKPSPHTIKAYRQDFEAIAVLLAHTPDAVAHLRVDELTKDNLRPAFATYAGTHSPASIRRCWSTWNTLCAFLFTAELLEANPMPLIGRPKVPKSLPKSYPAHAVTELVTAIDADQGSTRPSDWPERDRAIVFTSLLAGLRAEELLNANVGDIRRTDDGGVLHVRGKGNKDRRIPVARDLIILIDDYLQTRSIRFGSISLTVFPAFFISRFRLPGIGRRR
- a CDS encoding TetR/AcrR family transcriptional regulator C-terminal ligand-binding domain-containing protein; the encoded protein is MITEAANDVIVEPWSAALRLLMRRAADRHQIADTAAIDTLAQVIPEMAAYRSLTQRKPFELAFLTALVDDVLLPALSIAPPTKEDRS